Proteins encoded within one genomic window of Procambarus clarkii isolate CNS0578487 chromosome 31, FALCON_Pclarkii_2.0, whole genome shotgun sequence:
- the LOC123758901 gene encoding nematocyst expressed protein 3-like, with protein MVDTQSWSTVSRLGADPGNTWSTVSRLGADPGSTWSTVSRLGARSSELTQAAPGPQSAGSELTQATPGPQSAGSELTQATPGPQSAGSELTQAAPGPQSAGSELTRATPGPQSAGSELTRATPGPQSAGSELTQATPGPQSAGSELTQATPGPQSAGSELTQATPGPQSAGSELTQATPGPQSAGSELTQAAPGPQSAGSELGARS; from the coding sequence ATGGTGGATACGCAATCCTGGTCCACAGTCAGCAGGCTCGGAGCTGACCCAGGCAACACCTGGTCCACAGTCAGCAGGCTCGGAGCTGACCCAGGCAGCACCTGGTCCACAGTCAGCAGGCTCGGAGCTCGGAGCTCGGAGCTGACCCAGGCAGCACCTGGTCCACAGTCAGCAGGCTCGGAGCTGACCCAGGCAACACCTGGTCCACAGTCAGCAGGCTCGGAGCTGACCCAGGCAACACCTGGTCCACAGTCAGCAGGCTCGGAGCTGACCCAGGCAGCACCTGGTCCACAGTCAGCAGGCTCGGAGCTGACCCGGGCAACACCTGGTCCACAGTCAGCAGGCTCGGAGCTGACCCGGGCAACACCTGGTCCACAGTCAGCAGGCTCGGAGCTGACCCAGGCAACACCTGGTCCACAGTCAGCAGGCTCGGAGCTGACCCAGGCAACACCTGGTCCACAGTCAGCAGGCTCGGAGCTGACCCAGGCAACACCTGGTCCACAGTCAGCAGGCTCGGAGCTGACCCAGGCAACACCTGGTCCACAGTCAGCAGGCTCGGAGCTGACCCAGGCAGCACCTGGTCCACAGTCAGCAGGCTCGGAGCTCGGAGCTCGGAGCTGA